In the genome of Massilia sp. PAMC28688, one region contains:
- a CDS encoding outer membrane beta-barrel protein translates to MLKKIAAAAALAIVASTAAAADAPAFYIGADVGQTRVDGVDDYGIKDNDTSVGIFAGYQLNQTFAIEANYRRLFDVKVFGASVNADQIGLSAIAGLPLTNEFSLYGRLGYNRINAEVSGNGITAKGDDSGVLYGVGLSYAITPTMSARLEVQRPDSDMTNVSAGVSFKF, encoded by the coding sequence ATGTTGAAAAAAATCGCTGCCGCAGCCGCTCTGGCTATCGTTGCGTCGACCGCTGCCGCGGCTGACGCTCCTGCTTTCTACATCGGCGCAGACGTTGGCCAGACCCGCGTTGACGGTGTTGATGACTACGGCATCAAGGACAACGATACCAGCGTTGGCATCTTCGCCGGCTACCAGCTGAACCAGACGTTCGCTATTGAAGCGAACTACCGTCGCCTGTTCGATGTTAAGGTTTTCGGCGCAAGCGTCAACGCTGACCAGATCGGCCTGTCGGCAATCGCCGGCCTGCCGCTGACCAATGAGTTCAGTCTGTATGGCCGCCTGGGCTATAACCGCATCAACGCTGAAGTGTCGGGCAATGGCATCACCGCAAAAGGCGACGATTCGGGCGTTCTGTATGGCGTGGGTCTGAGCTATGCAATCACCCCAACCATGTCGGCACGCCTGGAAGTGCAGCGTCCAGACAGCGACATGACCAACGTCAGCGCTGGCGTGTCGTTCAAGTTCTAA
- a CDS encoding ATP-binding protein, with product MKIRVHLALMVGTLLVPVVLSSALALDALLDGEREAALRSMREAARATSLATDREWSFAAGLGHALSTSTVLEQGDLAGFYERAREANGDSGLQTALISSDGRQLFNTAVPYGTAIAPPKEATRQRVAQALADSRHHISRLIVGRATGKYVATLEKAATLNDGRRVVISQWYPAAHFQRAFPADNVPSSWLIGIFDQDGVTVLRNRGPAEFVGKLPKEDLLRAIRDGRTDVLRNHSREGTSLYTVLQRSPMSGWTVAVGVPVSEVEAAARNAVMLSAIGVLAALMLAIGAAYLFGKRLVRALDHASHAALDLGRGMVPVIAVSPIDEVGKLESALHDAGLALRRSSDEREVLLADARDARAVAESQNRAKDDFLAMLGHELRNPLSAITSGISLLEYAGATPETSQRARQAIRRQCGLLVNIVDELLDASRVMTGKVSLTKQALDLGAVTRACLDSMDMRGLGKGLAITAEIGAAPVEADPMRLEQIINNLLDNAFKYTPAGGAVRVTVAAQDGKAVLEVADSGIGISAALLPKVFDVFMQGAASIDRAKGGLGIGLAVVRAMVEQHGGSVRADSLGEGRGSVFTVVLPLASGAAPAVEARAEPAAMAPGLRVLVVDDNDDAREMLTQVLTISGYTVLQAINGRQALLVAERELPAVAVIDIGLPDLSGYEVAVRLRALAATARIGLIALTGYGQDGDRSRALESGFDIHLTKPAKLDALVDAIAKASKTVGN from the coding sequence GTGAAAATCCGCGTGCACCTGGCGCTCATGGTCGGCACCCTGCTGGTGCCGGTGGTGCTGTCGTCCGCGCTGGCCCTGGACGCGCTGCTTGACGGCGAGCGCGAGGCGGCCTTGCGCAGCATGCGGGAAGCGGCGCGCGCCACGAGCCTGGCCACCGACCGCGAGTGGAGCTTCGCCGCCGGCCTGGGACACGCACTGTCCACCTCAACGGTGCTGGAACAGGGCGACCTCGCAGGCTTTTACGAGCGTGCCCGCGAGGCCAATGGCGACAGCGGCCTGCAAACGGCGCTCATCTCCAGCGACGGCAGGCAGCTGTTCAACACGGCCGTCCCCTACGGCACCGCGATTGCGCCGCCAAAGGAAGCCACGCGCCAGCGGGTGGCGCAGGCGCTGGCCGACAGCCGGCACCATATTTCAAGGCTCATCGTGGGCCGCGCCACTGGCAAATACGTCGCGACGCTCGAGAAGGCAGCGACCTTGAACGACGGGCGCCGGGTCGTCATTTCGCAGTGGTACCCGGCCGCGCATTTCCAGCGCGCGTTCCCGGCCGACAATGTGCCGTCCAGCTGGCTGATCGGCATCTTCGACCAGGATGGCGTGACGGTGCTGCGCAACCGGGGGCCGGCCGAGTTCGTGGGCAAGCTCCCCAAGGAAGACTTGCTGCGGGCAATCCGCGACGGCCGCACGGATGTGCTGCGCAACCACAGCCGGGAGGGCACGTCGCTCTACACAGTGCTGCAGCGCTCGCCCATGTCCGGATGGACGGTGGCGGTCGGGGTGCCGGTCAGCGAAGTGGAGGCAGCGGCGCGCAATGCCGTCATGCTCAGCGCCATTGGCGTGCTGGCGGCGCTGATGCTGGCCATTGGCGCGGCCTACCTGTTCGGCAAACGCCTGGTGCGCGCGCTCGACCATGCTTCGCACGCGGCGCTTGACCTGGGCCGCGGCATGGTGCCCGTCATTGCCGTGTCGCCGATCGATGAAGTGGGCAAGCTGGAGTCGGCCCTGCATGATGCCGGCCTGGCCCTGCGCCGCAGCAGCGACGAGCGCGAAGTCCTGCTGGCTGACGCGCGTGACGCGCGCGCCGTGGCCGAATCGCAAAATCGGGCCAAGGACGACTTCCTGGCCATGCTGGGCCATGAGCTGCGCAACCCCTTAAGCGCCATCACCTCCGGCATTTCGCTGCTTGAATACGCCGGCGCCACGCCCGAGACCAGCCAGCGCGCGCGCCAGGCCATCCGGCGCCAGTGCGGCCTGCTGGTCAATATCGTCGACGAACTGCTCGATGCCAGCCGCGTCATGACCGGCAAGGTTTCGCTGACCAAACAGGCACTCGACCTGGGCGCGGTCACCCGCGCCTGCCTCGACAGCATGGACATGCGCGGCCTTGGCAAGGGCCTGGCCATCACGGCCGAGATTGGCGCCGCGCCGGTCGAGGCCGACCCCATGCGGCTGGAGCAGATCATCAACAACCTGCTCGACAATGCCTTCAAGTACACCCCGGCAGGTGGCGCAGTGCGGGTGACGGTGGCCGCGCAGGACGGCAAGGCCGTGCTGGAAGTGGCCGACAGCGGCATCGGCATCAGTGCCGCGCTGCTGCCCAAGGTGTTCGATGTGTTCATGCAGGGCGCGGCCTCGATTGACCGCGCCAAGGGCGGGCTGGGTATTGGCCTGGCCGTGGTACGGGCCATGGTGGAGCAGCATGGCGGCAGCGTGCGGGCCGACAGTTTAGGGGAAGGGCGCGGCAGCGTCTTTACCGTGGTCCTGCCCCTGGCCAGCGGCGCGGCGCCGGCGGTGGAGGCGCGTGCGGAGCCAGCCGCCATGGCGCCGGGCCTGCGCGTGCTGGTAGTGGACGACAATGATGACGCGCGCGAGATGCTGACCCAGGTCCTGACCATCAGCGGCTACACGGTTTTGCAGGCGATTAACGGGCGCCAAGCCTTGCTGGTGGCCGAGCGGGAACTGCCGGCCGTGGCCGTGATCGATATCGGCCTGCCCGACCTGTCGGGTTACGAAGTGGCGGTGCGCCTGCGCGCGCTGGCCGCCACGGCCCGAATTGGCCTCATCGCCCTGACCGGCTATGGCCAGGACGGCGACCGCAGCCGCGCACTGGAAAGTGGCTTTGATATCCATCTGACCAAGCCTGCCAAGCTCGACGCTTTGGTCGATGCCATTGCCAAAGCCAGCAAGACTGTCGGCAATTGA
- a CDS encoding DUF6708 domain-containing protein, translated as MNRPSRSSRAKASNRVLREPLVKGLGSGRLVISFLRGQRASDYALAFGLIKRTYQQAIEYRTVPAQVRGLTFLLGLAGGALPIGGALMTFADIAERGQFGKFDFAMIAFLTVLTTCGALLLVYAARLEFFRPTDEPVIFDRKSRKIYRLYRAVEPGLKGLFKPWPLRTAEHDWDDVTGEYRVIITPTGATISASHALHFVAARRQGGATLVEDFQVANPLLLGELTVALFWEHIRRFMEEDGPHVPPSESVHVEAVPSSLWQSIGAVGPFGPNYLRWWRTSPVVTGFMHLFIWLVLPFTMVWAILNWLSYATSVPVQWPAEVVESIGPAN; from the coding sequence ATGAATCGCCCTTCCCGCTCTTCTCGGGCCAAAGCGTCCAACCGCGTCCTCAGAGAGCCCCTTGTCAAAGGGCTGGGCAGTGGCCGCCTTGTCATCAGCTTTCTACGCGGACAGCGTGCCAGCGATTACGCCCTGGCGTTCGGTCTGATCAAGCGGACTTACCAGCAGGCCATCGAGTACCGGACCGTGCCGGCCCAGGTACGCGGACTCACTTTCCTGCTCGGCCTCGCAGGCGGCGCGCTGCCCATTGGCGGTGCGCTGATGACGTTCGCCGACATTGCCGAACGCGGACAGTTCGGCAAATTTGACTTCGCAATGATTGCATTTCTGACGGTGCTGACGACATGCGGGGCCCTCTTGCTCGTCTACGCGGCCCGGCTTGAGTTTTTCCGGCCAACCGACGAACCCGTCATCTTTGACCGCAAGAGCCGCAAGATCTACCGCCTGTATCGCGCTGTTGAACCGGGACTCAAGGGCCTGTTCAAACCATGGCCTCTGCGCACCGCAGAGCACGACTGGGATGACGTGACGGGAGAATACCGCGTCATCATCACGCCCACCGGCGCCACTATATCGGCATCCCATGCGCTGCACTTTGTCGCGGCAAGGCGGCAGGGCGGGGCAACGCTGGTCGAGGATTTTCAGGTGGCCAACCCATTGCTGCTGGGCGAGTTGACGGTGGCGTTATTTTGGGAACACATTCGCCGTTTCATGGAAGAAGATGGCCCCCATGTGCCGCCGTCCGAGAGCGTCCACGTGGAAGCGGTGCCCTCTTCCCTGTGGCAAAGCATCGGCGCCGTCGGGCCATTCGGTCCCAATTACCTGCGCTGGTGGCGCACCAGTCCGGTGGTGACCGGCTTTATGCACCTGTTCATCTGGCTGGTGCTGCCCTTCACGATGGTCTGGGCCATTCTCAACTGGCTGAGCTACGCCACTTCCGTCCCGGTGCAATGGCCGGCCGAAGTCGTTGAAAGCATTGGTCCGGCAAATTGA
- a CDS encoding MAPEG family protein: MEHELTILGWTLVLALVQILLAAAMRDAETGLAYNMGPRDGEAPPMRPITGRLQRAQNNLLETLPLFAAAVLAAHALDRTGGTTLLGAQIYLAARVLYVPLYAFGVPLVRSLVWLASIGGLLLVIKAILF; this comes from the coding sequence ATGGAACACGAATTGACCATCCTGGGCTGGACCCTGGTGCTGGCGCTGGTGCAGATCCTGCTGGCGGCGGCCATGCGTGACGCTGAAACGGGGCTGGCGTACAACATGGGGCCGCGCGACGGCGAGGCGCCACCCATGCGCCCCATCACGGGTCGCTTGCAGCGGGCCCAGAACAACCTGCTGGAAACGCTGCCGCTGTTTGCCGCTGCCGTGCTGGCCGCGCATGCCCTGGACCGCACCGGGGGCACAACGCTGCTGGGCGCCCAGATTTACCTGGCCGCACGGGTACTCTACGTGCCCCTGTACGCCTTTGGCGTGCCGCTGGTGCGCTCGCTGGTGTGGCTGGCGTCGATTGGCGGCCTGCTGCTGGTGATCAAGGCCATCCTGTTCTAA
- a CDS encoding M14 family zinc carboxypeptidase produces MIRSVLTLALLGALSPSHAAPDLSTIAERSQFTHTGRYDEVIKLCAQFQRAYPKAAKCIDFGTTPEGRPMKALVVTRTGAMTAQAAAKRSLPVTLIQGGIHAGEIDGKDAGFLALREVLENKAAPGALDKQVVLFIPVFNIDGHERFKKWNRPNQRGPVETGWRATAQNFNLNRDYAKADSPEMQAMLALVNAWDPLTYIDLHVTNGAKFEHDVSIQVEPVHSADQALRASGRELRDNVLADLTRQGSMPHAFYMSFADTDNPASGFIDNVSDPRFSTGYIPLRNRLAMLVETHAWKDYPTRVRITRNTVVSVLSQVAEHGAKWQQAVAQADARAAKLGAATVPLSYKATDKARMIDFRGYAYSRTPSDVSGQLMTRYDETRPQIWTVPLRDEMVPDLQVKLPAAGYVVPAAYAAMVGTKLRQHGITFRVLEQGRDKADVETFRAQKVTLSPTSLESHQRVSVQGEWSAEPRPIPKGSLFVPIGQPKARLVAALLEPKAPDSMLAWGRFNTAFERKEYLEDYVAEDEARDMMARDPALAERFRQRLATDPAFAKDGAARLEFFARLHSSWDERLNLYPVMRTDVAL; encoded by the coding sequence ATGATCCGTAGTGTGTTGACGCTTGCCCTGCTGGGCGCACTTTCCCCTTCCCACGCCGCCCCCGACCTGAGCACCATTGCCGAGCGGTCGCAATTTACGCACACTGGCCGCTATGATGAAGTGATCAAGCTGTGTGCGCAGTTCCAGCGGGCCTATCCCAAGGCCGCCAAGTGCATCGACTTCGGCACCACGCCGGAAGGGCGTCCCATGAAGGCACTCGTCGTCACCCGCACCGGCGCCATGACGGCGCAGGCGGCCGCAAAGCGCTCCCTGCCGGTCACGCTGATCCAGGGCGGCATCCACGCCGGTGAAATCGACGGCAAGGATGCCGGCTTTTTGGCCCTGCGCGAAGTGCTGGAAAACAAGGCCGCCCCCGGCGCGCTCGACAAGCAAGTGGTGCTCTTCATCCCCGTCTTCAATATCGATGGCCACGAGCGCTTCAAGAAGTGGAACCGCCCCAACCAGCGCGGACCGGTGGAAACGGGCTGGCGCGCGACCGCCCAGAACTTCAACCTCAACCGCGACTATGCCAAGGCCGACAGCCCCGAGATGCAGGCCATGCTGGCGCTGGTCAATGCCTGGGACCCGCTGACCTACATCGATCTGCATGTAACCAACGGCGCCAAGTTCGAACATGATGTCTCGATCCAGGTCGAACCCGTGCATTCGGCCGACCAGGCCCTGCGCGCCAGCGGCCGCGAGCTGCGCGACAATGTGCTGGCCGACCTCACGCGCCAGGGATCGATGCCGCATGCCTTTTACATGTCCTTTGCCGACACCGACAATCCTGCCTCGGGCTTTATCGACAATGTGTCCGATCCGCGCTTTTCGACCGGCTACATCCCCTTGCGCAACCGCCTGGCCATGCTGGTGGAGACCCACGCCTGGAAGGATTATCCAACGCGCGTGCGCATCACGCGCAATACCGTGGTGTCGGTGCTGTCCCAGGTGGCCGAGCATGGCGCCAAGTGGCAGCAGGCGGTGGCCCAGGCCGACGCACGCGCGGCCAAACTGGGCGCGGCCACCGTGCCGCTGTCGTACAAGGCGACCGACAAGGCACGCATGATCGACTTTCGCGGCTATGCCTACTCCCGCACCCCGTCGGACGTGTCGGGCCAGCTCATGACGCGCTATGACGAAACACGCCCGCAGATCTGGACCGTGCCGCTGCGCGACGAGATGGTGCCGGACCTGCAGGTGAAACTGCCGGCGGCAGGCTACGTGGTGCCGGCCGCGTACGCCGCCATGGTCGGCACCAAGCTGCGCCAGCACGGCATCACCTTCCGTGTGCTGGAACAGGGACGCGACAAAGCCGATGTGGAAACCTTCCGCGCCCAGAAGGTCACGCTCAGCCCCACCTCGCTCGAATCGCACCAGCGCGTCTCTGTCCAGGGCGAGTGGAGCGCCGAGCCGCGCCCCATCCCCAAGGGTTCGCTGTTCGTGCCGATCGGCCAGCCCAAGGCGCGCCTGGTGGCGGCGCTGCTCGAACCCAAGGCACCCGATTCGATGCTGGCCTGGGGCCGGTTCAACACCGCCTTTGAACGCAAGGAATACCTGGAAGACTATGTGGCTGAAGACGAGGCGCGCGACATGATGGCGCGCGACCCCGCGCTGGCCGAGCGCTTCCGGCAGCGCCTGGCCACCGACCCCGCTTTTGCCAAGGATGGTGCGGCCCGCCTGGAGTTTTTTGCGCGCCTGCATTCGTCGTGGGATGAGCGCCTGAATCTCTATCCCGTCATGCGCACCGACGTGGCGCTGTAA
- a CDS encoding T6SS effector BTH_I2691 family protein, producing the protein MQEKKQQGCNKCNKATLALLLLRPSPVAKYKPLVPGGAATVGIPTEKIASIVPAKQPTQSRFALRLLRAGYVHVYIPKPPAGVPEWTRYRITEDADLVTEQNALFKQPEARVKCFEDGHSRMGMKLLPIPQAHLIDGVWIAFSANLWDAKLRASIKKTLPAMAAGAATPAGLPMQFVAIGGGSACTFEPTAAALRAYLLESTINTLKIGADRENDFTFTSIAGEVEQMASVMVKAAACHKVASIKPQAVILADPVGVAAELNTIRLRRAMLMRAEAALPYNVHAHNSMSIVDGMKRNMVDAAYGESLGKISPIKNKRDVMRGKYPIGTKFYVLNDAERAQMLARHNGSSQYAHMKAHLARNVYGRLIYPDQKARQLAWAEEKSRQTWEKMAPYYDEVAREKWLKTFEEDMKVKHYDQLEKMEEDWWAAVEDAKTKAYFALHFCENDPNSPLQCHSPGLTYTRESNHIHVPGPITTGKVLGSYVKLLEGSFLNESSVALRALAANQDRFLRAFEVLTGDPNKEVKEDPNKQDGAGNLGGMRDKTFDILKEVGAVKKYSWMGHGMAFYGLGMMTAMSAGLVSAALKHPIGQAQIRKMQYLWGVRQSMEYLADARLNDSANARAPKVAVLIRMSITAQQAIDIRNTRSPVNNQNLGVGEAELNAKLAAGERVPLTLLTDTEALAAEGNDPLKLAQKADVGEVKMAGATAHALGSAGAARILNADDYVRIAQRNQTLTTESLTKLRKAMANPWGKGINAMFTSLDGRLAIGVIAVQTLGVMHGWEAYKRETVAEKKLAARTGLLDSAFGLSGGLFQLLAIGSEVSTASRAMMVTGAAATAGGDAVAKSLTLVAFKSLANLAGIAGGAISYFANKDSAKKAKDDKDATVTFFYSASAAAFTLTSVTTGLVMAGQIAATSAARAVVPVIVTTAAKRLGATGLGVVLGVTVTVSGLAFFFLIAGVSLQIGAILLTPTQLQRWISRSYFGKDRNFIITGGDRREDSFSHGDWKAEFEAFSQAVGLSAQEANQISATLESKEMP; encoded by the coding sequence CACGCTGGCGCTGCTGCTGTTGCGGCCCTCGCCGGTGGCCAAGTACAAGCCACTGGTACCAGGCGGCGCGGCCACCGTCGGCATCCCGACCGAGAAGATTGCCAGCATCGTGCCGGCTAAGCAGCCTACCCAGTCGCGCTTTGCCCTGCGCCTGCTGCGCGCTGGCTATGTGCATGTGTATATTCCCAAGCCACCAGCAGGCGTGCCCGAGTGGACGCGCTACCGCATCACGGAAGATGCCGATCTTGTCACCGAGCAGAACGCGCTGTTCAAGCAGCCAGAGGCGCGCGTGAAGTGTTTTGAGGACGGCCATAGCCGGATGGGCATGAAGCTGTTGCCCATTCCCCAGGCGCATCTGATTGACGGCGTGTGGATCGCCTTCAGCGCCAACTTGTGGGATGCCAAACTGCGCGCCAGCATCAAGAAAACCTTGCCGGCGATGGCCGCCGGCGCCGCGACACCAGCTGGCCTGCCCATGCAGTTCGTGGCCATCGGCGGCGGCTCGGCCTGTACTTTCGAACCGACCGCGGCGGCTTTGAGAGCCTATCTGCTGGAATCGACCATCAACACGCTCAAGATTGGTGCGGACAGGGAAAACGACTTCACCTTCACCTCCATCGCAGGCGAAGTGGAGCAGATGGCCAGCGTCATGGTCAAGGCCGCTGCATGCCACAAGGTCGCGTCCATCAAACCGCAGGCAGTGATTCTGGCCGACCCGGTCGGCGTGGCTGCTGAGCTCAACACGATTCGCCTGCGCCGCGCCATGCTCATGCGCGCGGAAGCGGCCCTGCCGTACAACGTGCATGCCCACAACAGCATGAGCATCGTGGACGGCATGAAAAGGAATATGGTGGACGCGGCCTATGGCGAAAGTCTCGGCAAGATCAGCCCGATCAAGAACAAGCGCGACGTCATGCGCGGCAAGTACCCAATAGGGACCAAGTTCTACGTCCTCAACGATGCCGAGCGCGCCCAGATGCTGGCGCGGCACAACGGTTCGTCCCAATATGCCCACATGAAGGCCCACCTGGCGCGCAATGTGTACGGCCGCCTCATCTACCCTGACCAGAAGGCGCGCCAGCTAGCCTGGGCTGAGGAAAAATCACGCCAGACCTGGGAAAAGATGGCGCCTTATTATGATGAAGTGGCACGCGAGAAGTGGCTCAAGACATTTGAAGAGGACATGAAGGTCAAGCATTACGACCAGCTTGAAAAGATGGAAGAGGACTGGTGGGCCGCCGTCGAGGATGCTAAGACCAAAGCCTATTTCGCCCTGCACTTTTGCGAAAATGATCCGAACAGCCCGCTTCAGTGCCATTCGCCCGGCCTCACTTATACCCGCGAAAGCAATCATATTCATGTTCCGGGCCCCATCACGACCGGCAAAGTGCTGGGCAGCTATGTGAAGCTGCTCGAAGGCAGCTTCTTGAACGAGAGTTCGGTTGCCTTGCGAGCGCTGGCAGCCAACCAGGACCGCTTTCTGCGCGCTTTCGAAGTGCTCACGGGCGACCCCAACAAGGAAGTCAAAGAAGACCCGAACAAGCAGGATGGCGCCGGCAACCTGGGCGGCATGCGCGACAAGACCTTCGACATCCTCAAGGAAGTGGGCGCCGTCAAGAAATATAGCTGGATGGGCCACGGCATGGCTTTTTATGGCCTGGGGATGATGACCGCCATGTCCGCGGGCCTGGTAAGTGCCGCACTCAAGCATCCCATTGGACAGGCCCAGATTCGGAAAATGCAGTACTTGTGGGGAGTGCGCCAGAGCATGGAATATCTGGCTGATGCCAGGCTGAACGACTCCGCCAACGCACGCGCGCCCAAGGTGGCAGTGCTGATCAGGATGAGTATCACGGCCCAGCAGGCAATTGACATCCGCAATACGCGCTCGCCCGTCAACAACCAGAATCTGGGCGTTGGCGAAGCCGAACTCAACGCGAAGCTGGCCGCCGGTGAACGGGTGCCGCTGACCCTGCTGACCGACACTGAAGCACTGGCCGCAGAAGGCAACGATCCGCTCAAGCTGGCGCAGAAGGCGGACGTCGGCGAGGTCAAGATGGCCGGGGCGACGGCACACGCCTTGGGCAGTGCCGGCGCCGCTCGCATCCTGAACGCGGACGACTACGTGCGCATCGCCCAGCGCAACCAGACCTTAACCACTGAGTCCCTCACAAAACTACGCAAGGCCATGGCCAACCCGTGGGGCAAAGGCATTAACGCCATGTTCACCTCGCTGGACGGCCGTCTTGCAATCGGTGTCATCGCCGTTCAGACCCTGGGCGTGATGCACGGTTGGGAAGCCTACAAGAGAGAAACGGTGGCGGAAAAAAAATTGGCAGCGCGCACTGGCCTGCTGGACAGTGCATTTGGCCTTTCCGGTGGGCTTTTTCAGCTGTTGGCGATTGGTTCAGAGGTCAGCACAGCGTCCAGAGCGATGATGGTTACGGGTGCCGCTGCTACTGCAGGCGGCGACGCTGTTGCCAAATCATTGACCTTGGTTGCTTTCAAGTCCCTTGCCAACCTGGCGGGTATCGCTGGCGGGGCAATCAGTTATTTTGCAAACAAGGACTCCGCTAAAAAAGCGAAGGACGACAAGGATGCAACCGTCACTTTTTTTTACTCAGCATCGGCAGCTGCTTTTACATTGACCTCGGTTACTACGGGCCTGGTCATGGCGGGTCAAATTGCCGCGACGAGCGCGGCACGCGCAGTAGTACCAGTCATTGTCACCACTGCCGCAAAGCGGCTCGGGGCCACAGGACTCGGGGTGGTACTTGGCGTGACCGTCACCGTGTCGGGCCTGGCGTTTTTCTTTCTTATCGCTGGAGTCTCGTTGCAAATTGGCGCTATCCTGCTCACTCCGACCCAGCTGCAGCGCTGGATCAGCCGCTCATACTTCGGCAAGGACCGTAATTTCATTATCACTGGCGGGGACCGCCGCGAGGACAGCTTCAGTCATGGAGACTGGAAAGCCGAGTTTGAAGCATTTTCCCAAGCAGTTGGGTTGAGCGCCCAGGAAGCCAATCAGATCAGCGCAACACTTGAATCAAAGGAAATGCCATGA
- a CDS encoding DUF6708 domain-containing protein, whose translation MKLSDPVAPVNGKGNFVPPIEGIGSGRLISRFKRNQPASEQTRAFGLIKNTYQDAIEYKTVPAQVRGLIFLFGLAGALVPIFGVPTMYAELVEHDNPSKFDYAFMAILAAIALFTGLVLVYTARLEFFRPIDEPVIFDRKNRKIYRVFRAVQPGVKGLFQRWPLQTAEHRWDTITGEYRVTITPTGSTVSASHALHFVAVERQGESTLLQDFQVANPLLLGEFTIGPFWEHIRRFMEESGPHVPSTEAVNVEPVPSSLWQSLGAVGPFGPNYFKWWRTNTTATVFMHLFIWLVLPFSLVWAVLNWLSYATATSVHWPASVIEAIGPANE comes from the coding sequence ATGAAGTTGTCTGACCCAGTAGCGCCAGTTAACGGCAAGGGTAATTTTGTCCCCCCAATAGAAGGGATTGGTAGTGGCCGCCTGATCAGCCGTTTCAAACGGAACCAGCCAGCGAGCGAGCAAACACGGGCTTTTGGACTTATCAAAAATACATATCAAGACGCGATCGAGTACAAAACGGTTCCGGCCCAGGTGCGCGGCTTAATTTTCCTTTTTGGTTTAGCAGGCGCGCTGGTACCGATTTTCGGCGTTCCAACGATGTATGCAGAGCTCGTCGAGCATGATAATCCGAGCAAATTCGATTACGCTTTCATGGCCATTCTTGCCGCGATTGCGTTGTTCACCGGCCTGGTACTTGTGTACACTGCTCGTCTGGAGTTTTTTCGCCCTATTGACGAGCCGGTAATCTTCGACCGGAAGAACAGAAAGATTTACCGCGTTTTTCGGGCGGTCCAGCCCGGCGTCAAAGGACTGTTTCAGCGTTGGCCATTGCAAACTGCTGAACATCGCTGGGATACAATAACGGGCGAATACCGTGTGACAATCACGCCCACGGGCTCGACGGTCTCAGCATCCCATGCGCTGCATTTCGTGGCGGTGGAGCGGCAGGGCGAGTCAACTTTGCTGCAGGATTTCCAAGTCGCAAATCCCCTGCTACTTGGCGAGTTCACCATTGGGCCTTTTTGGGAACACATCCGGCGCTTCATGGAAGAGAGTGGGCCCCATGTTCCTTCAACCGAAGCGGTAAATGTGGAACCTGTGCCTTCATCCCTGTGGCAGAGCCTGGGTGCGGTCGGGCCATTCGGGCCAAACTATTTCAAATGGTGGCGAACCAATACAACCGCTACGGTTTTCATGCACCTTTTTATCTGGTTGGTGCTGCCATTCTCGCTAGTCTGGGCGGTATTGAACTGGCTCAGTTATGCCACAGCTACTTCAGTCCATTGGCCAGCTAGCGTCATCGAAGCGATCGGGCCTGCGAATGAATGA